A single Nocardioides sp. JS614 DNA region contains:
- a CDS encoding phosphoadenylyl-sulfate reductase yields MKTPSEISRLRSLVAQRARDLEGASAEAVISWAQETFGARLCATSSMGDVVIVHQVSRYAPGLDVLFLDTGYHFAETLAFRELVSSSYDVNVVDLRPERSVEEQLQLWDRDLFDSDPDGCCRLRKVLPLRRALTGYDAWVTGIRRADSPRRAETPVLAWDEVNQVVKVAPLATWTREMVEGYLEDHALPRNRLTELGYTSIGCQPCTSLPTGLDPRSGRWPGLQKTECGLHRT; encoded by the coding sequence ATGAAGACACCCTCCGAGATCAGCAGGCTTCGCTCGCTGGTGGCACAGCGCGCGCGCGATCTGGAAGGCGCCTCCGCTGAGGCCGTGATCAGCTGGGCGCAGGAGACCTTCGGAGCCCGGCTGTGCGCGACGTCCTCGATGGGCGACGTCGTCATCGTGCACCAGGTGTCTCGGTACGCACCGGGTCTGGATGTGCTCTTCCTGGATACCGGCTACCACTTCGCGGAGACGCTGGCCTTTCGTGAGCTCGTGTCGTCGTCGTACGACGTGAACGTGGTCGACCTCCGACCGGAACGCAGCGTCGAAGAGCAGTTGCAGCTCTGGGACCGCGACCTGTTCGACTCCGATCCGGACGGTTGCTGCCGGCTTCGGAAGGTCCTTCCCCTGCGGCGCGCACTGACGGGGTATGACGCGTGGGTCACCGGGATCAGGAGGGCGGACTCCCCGCGGCGGGCGGAGACTCCAGTGCTGGCGTGGGACGAGGTCAACCAGGTCGTGAAGGTGGCGCCTTTGGCGACCTGGACCCGCGAGATGGTGGAGGGCTACCTCGAGGACCACGCACTCCCCCGCAACCGGCTAACGGAGCTCGGTTACACGTCGATCGGATGCCAACCCTGCACCTCTCTGCCCACCGGGCTGGACCCGCGGTCTGGCCGGTGGCCCGGGCTGCAGAAGACCGAGTGCGGACTCCATCGGACCTAG
- a CDS encoding DUF7714 family protein, translating into MISDPLPNLITRPYRGLSVQEVDVELSEAALGDLLLGRDVYRRTEFLLLHRGDQWALLAVEKVSTVPLFSPVVGVRLLAGPEQVLMIDSPGTDVGNASALAAVAAEHLREGVLAYAVRGRFEHINFIWQPEPVVIRVTEVVPPWPAKLLTMAQQVVDFDEDLPPIRLELDAVDIGSLAEANPAERYLLPCRGSGVDLPGEVDFLDTRPPTRRDWLMLGCERSLQFHRHFYGDEPARVDLCPRRRVDTDGQGTLTLSKCCLLERGVEVEPGTAIVPWGSNLDEVRVALRRLVGLPAPGAPVIAESTTVNA; encoded by the coding sequence ATGATCAGCGATCCACTCCCGAACCTGATCACCCGGCCATACCGGGGGCTGTCGGTCCAGGAAGTCGACGTCGAGCTCAGCGAGGCTGCCCTGGGCGACCTCCTGCTCGGCCGCGACGTCTACCGGCGCACCGAGTTCCTGCTGCTGCACCGTGGTGACCAATGGGCGCTGCTCGCAGTCGAGAAGGTCTCAACTGTCCCGTTGTTCTCGCCGGTCGTGGGCGTGCGGTTGCTGGCAGGTCCGGAGCAGGTGCTGATGATTGACTCGCCCGGAACCGATGTCGGCAACGCTTCCGCCCTCGCCGCGGTCGCGGCCGAGCATCTGCGTGAAGGGGTGCTCGCGTACGCCGTACGGGGTCGCTTCGAGCACATCAACTTCATCTGGCAGCCAGAGCCCGTTGTCATCCGGGTGACCGAGGTCGTGCCTCCGTGGCCGGCCAAGCTGCTGACCATGGCCCAGCAGGTCGTGGACTTCGACGAGGACCTGCCCCCGATCCGGCTCGAGCTCGACGCCGTGGACATCGGTTCGCTGGCTGAGGCGAACCCGGCCGAGAGATACCTCCTGCCATGCCGAGGCTCCGGCGTGGACCTGCCGGGGGAGGTCGACTTCCTCGACACCCGGCCACCAACACGGCGGGACTGGCTGATGCTGGGATGTGAGCGCTCCCTGCAGTTTCACCGCCACTTCTACGGCGACGAGCCTGCCCGGGTGGACCTGTGCCCGCGCCGTCGCGTTGACACCGACGGACAAGGGACGCTCACGCTCTCGAAGTGCTGTCTACTCGAGCGTGGCGTCGAGGTCGAACCCGGCACGGCGATCGTGCCCTGGGGCTCGAACCTCGACGAGGTGCGAGTCGCGCTGCGCCGGCTGGTCGGACTCCCCGCGCCCGGCGCGCCCGTCATCGCCGAGTCGACGACGGTGAACGCATGA
- a CDS encoding MEDS domain-containing protein: protein MDIAPGDHICAFYPTLAERDEIFVPYLRDGLRTGDKCIAVLDTDDLDDLGQALSAEFPAVAGNKEQLDMRHSRNTYLADGAFATEAMLKFWEDSVSGAMDDGFQFTRIVGEMTWALSNLPGVDELVSYEAKLNRLLPRFPQVVLCLYELDRFDGDILVDVLKTHPKVLLGGILLDNPYYLEPEEFLASR from the coding sequence GTGGACATTGCGCCGGGTGACCACATCTGTGCGTTTTACCCGACCCTGGCTGAGCGTGACGAGATCTTCGTGCCCTATCTAAGGGACGGTCTCCGGACCGGCGACAAGTGCATAGCGGTCCTTGACACGGATGACTTGGACGACCTCGGACAGGCACTGTCGGCCGAGTTCCCGGCGGTGGCCGGCAACAAAGAGCAGCTCGACATGCGTCACTCGCGCAACACCTACTTGGCGGATGGAGCGTTCGCCACGGAGGCCATGCTGAAGTTCTGGGAAGACTCCGTAAGCGGCGCTATGGACGACGGGTTTCAGTTCACTCGGATCGTCGGCGAGATGACCTGGGCGCTGAGCAACCTCCCGGGCGTCGATGAGCTGGTCAGCTACGAAGCGAAGCTCAACCGGTTGCTCCCTCGCTTCCCCCAGGTCGTCCTCTGCCTCTACGAACTGGACAGGTTCGACGGGGACATTCTGGTCGACGTGCTCAAGACCCACCCCAAAGTTCTCCTGGGCGGGATCCTGCTGGACAACCCCTACTACCTGGAGCCGGAAGAGTTTCTGGCGAGTCGGTGA
- a CDS encoding TIGR03564 family F420-dependent LLM class oxidoreductase: MRIAIGIGGDVLGVPMAPGTIVEEARQAEEEGFPSAWSVHFSRGVDALSVMAVAGTQTSNLDLGVGIVPTYPRHPLALAQQAATTQALCGGRLTLGVGVSHRPVIEGMHGIPYLSPAAHMREYLSVLEPLLRDGEVTYGGDFFRVNGGFTVPGTHPVSVVVGALAPQMVRVAGEFADGVVTWMAGLRTLEGDIVPGLHGAAAAAGRSKPRVVAAVQIAVCDDAEAGKEEAERTFARYGTLENYTRLLAREGVASPGALAVVGPEDVVEKQLRRYADVGATELWATVFPVGDDAAASVRRTRALLAQMAPEL, from the coding sequence ATGCGTATCGCTATCGGCATCGGTGGTGACGTCCTCGGGGTTCCGATGGCGCCAGGAACCATCGTCGAGGAGGCTCGGCAGGCGGAAGAGGAGGGATTCCCCTCGGCCTGGTCCGTGCATTTCTCGCGTGGGGTCGATGCATTGAGCGTGATGGCGGTTGCCGGCACGCAGACCAGCAATCTCGACCTGGGCGTGGGCATCGTGCCGACCTATCCGCGGCATCCGCTGGCCCTGGCTCAGCAGGCGGCAACGACGCAGGCCCTCTGCGGGGGTCGGCTGACGCTGGGCGTGGGTGTCTCACACCGGCCGGTGATCGAAGGCATGCACGGGATCCCGTACCTGAGCCCCGCGGCGCACATGCGGGAGTACCTGTCGGTTCTGGAACCGCTGCTTCGCGACGGTGAGGTCACCTACGGCGGAGACTTCTTTCGGGTAAACGGCGGCTTCACGGTGCCCGGGACGCATCCGGTCTCGGTCGTGGTCGGCGCACTGGCCCCTCAGATGGTGCGCGTCGCGGGGGAGTTCGCCGACGGCGTGGTGACTTGGATGGCCGGGCTGAGAACACTGGAAGGCGACATCGTGCCGGGGCTGCACGGAGCCGCTGCCGCAGCCGGGCGTTCGAAGCCACGTGTTGTGGCGGCCGTGCAGATCGCAGTCTGTGACGATGCCGAGGCCGGCAAGGAGGAGGCGGAGCGGACCTTCGCGCGCTACGGCACTCTGGAGAACTACACCCGGCTGCTGGCCCGCGAAGGCGTCGCCTCGCCTGGGGCGTTGGCCGTTGTCGGTCCCGAGGATGTCGTGGAGAAGCAGCTCCGGCGCTACGCCGACGTGGGCGCTACCGAGTTGTGGGCGACCGTGTTTCCCGTTGGCGATGACGCTGCTGCGAGTGTGCGTCGCACGCGCGCCCTCCTCGCGCAGATGGCGCCTGAATTGTGA
- a CDS encoding 1-aminocyclopropane-1-carboxylate deaminase/D-cysteine desulfhydrase has protein sequence MNLPDLPRLHLVLAPTPLVHAPRLSEAVGVEVWFKRDDLTGRGLGGNKVRTLEYLLGDAVAKGCDALVTGAGPQSNWAMLAALSARTAGFSPHLVFYGDPPEASGNLLLTQVTCTDIRYTGELDRCSVDSMLGKVADELVAAGRFPYVVPRGGATPLGCLGYLRAAVELVRQLPEVGVDPATLWVPTGSGGTQAGLLAGAHWLGWDVAVVGVATSRTPEEAQVRVGELASATLELLDADDTARAAPHVLGGFLGDGYGEVSPAGTAAAELVARTEGIFLDPVFGAKAMAALLAEVRHGTVRGPVIFLVTGGAPTLFMKGTEL, from the coding sequence ATGAACCTGCCGGACCTGCCCCGTCTGCACCTGGTGCTGGCGCCGACGCCGCTCGTCCACGCGCCCCGCCTGTCCGAGGCCGTCGGTGTTGAGGTGTGGTTCAAGCGAGACGACCTGACCGGCCGAGGCCTCGGTGGCAACAAAGTCCGCACCCTGGAGTACCTCCTCGGGGACGCTGTGGCCAAGGGATGCGACGCACTGGTGACCGGGGCCGGCCCGCAGTCCAACTGGGCGATGCTCGCGGCACTGTCCGCCCGCACCGCCGGGTTCTCGCCGCACCTTGTCTTCTATGGTGACCCACCTGAGGCGAGCGGCAACCTGTTGCTCACCCAGGTGACGTGTACAGACATCCGCTACACCGGTGAGCTCGACCGCTGCTCTGTCGACTCCATGCTGGGCAAGGTCGCCGACGAGCTCGTCGCGGCCGGTCGCTTTCCCTATGTCGTGCCGAGAGGCGGGGCCACCCCGTTGGGGTGCCTGGGCTATCTCCGGGCCGCTGTGGAGCTCGTGCGGCAACTGCCGGAGGTGGGTGTCGACCCCGCAACGCTCTGGGTGCCGACCGGATCCGGCGGCACCCAGGCAGGACTTCTCGCCGGGGCGCACTGGTTGGGATGGGACGTTGCGGTGGTCGGGGTCGCCACCAGCCGGACTCCTGAAGAGGCCCAGGTCCGCGTTGGCGAGCTCGCCTCGGCCACTCTCGAGCTGCTCGACGCCGATGACACGGCTCGAGCAGCGCCGCACGTCCTCGGCGGGTTCCTCGGCGACGGCTATGGCGAAGTCTCGCCAGCGGGTACCGCGGCGGCCGAGCTCGTCGCGCGGACCGAGGGCATCTTCCTCGACCCGGTGTTCGGCGCCAAGGCGATGGCGGCTCTCTTGGCTGAAGTCCGGCATGGAACCGTCCGAGGGCCGGTGATCTTCCTGGTCACCGGAGGCGCACCCACCCTCTTCATGAAGGGCACGGAACTGTGA
- a CDS encoding lyase family protein — protein MSIEVPAGYLGAEARITSGPAPELIASGYTLETADAPLLHEGLGLADLAHVLALVEAGVVPASAAKDLARELLQILSTPPEEFPYDPVYGDAYNSRERELESRIGDAAGWLHTGRTRREAGRIAFRIALRRKLLDLHDAVGDLALALASAARLHAETLWADTTYLQPAQPSTFGHYLGAFAEETTRHFDRIQAAHRWANRSPAGSGGVGGSPVLVNRKRDAATLGFDEPGWHTRDIMWSVDGLVDAVVSATQTAATVDRLAEDLEIFASPAFGYVRLDASLCRASVLMPQKRNPYALAVIRAGAGVLLGRTSGLMATQRTPSARTDNWLHAYGEVASSVDLATRLVRLGTAVVRSLEVDEEALARAAGAHFTGAADLAESMVLHQGLDYRSAYRVVGRAVAAAVEGERTVLDRSHLDIAAWDLFGHGLSDLPDVESITDPATIVSTRDVLGGSAPNRVREHAERIEQLAGHAQQWARDTRTAAEIAEHAVVRRAEALTLS, from the coding sequence GTGAGCATCGAGGTCCCCGCGGGATACCTGGGAGCCGAGGCGAGGATCACGAGCGGGCCCGCCCCTGAGCTCATCGCTAGCGGCTACACCTTGGAAACTGCCGATGCACCGCTGCTGCATGAAGGCCTTGGACTCGCCGACCTGGCCCACGTCCTGGCACTCGTGGAGGCCGGAGTCGTTCCGGCGTCGGCGGCCAAGGACCTGGCCCGGGAGTTGTTGCAGATCCTGTCCACGCCCCCCGAGGAGTTCCCGTACGACCCCGTGTATGGCGATGCCTACAACAGCAGGGAACGTGAGCTCGAGAGCCGCATCGGTGACGCAGCCGGCTGGCTCCACACCGGGCGGACCCGCCGTGAGGCTGGACGCATCGCCTTTCGGATCGCCCTGAGACGCAAGCTGCTGGACCTGCACGACGCGGTGGGCGACCTCGCCCTCGCCTTGGCGTCCGCAGCGCGACTCCACGCCGAGACTCTCTGGGCGGATACGACCTACCTGCAGCCCGCTCAGCCCTCGACCTTCGGGCACTACCTCGGCGCGTTCGCGGAAGAGACGACCCGGCATTTCGACCGCATCCAGGCGGCCCACCGCTGGGCCAACCGCTCCCCAGCCGGTTCCGGCGGCGTGGGTGGTTCGCCCGTGCTGGTGAACCGGAAACGGGACGCGGCCACGTTGGGGTTCGATGAGCCCGGCTGGCACACCCGCGACATCATGTGGTCGGTCGACGGACTAGTCGATGCGGTCGTGTCCGCGACGCAGACGGCAGCCACGGTGGACCGTCTTGCGGAGGACCTCGAGATCTTCGCCAGCCCGGCCTTCGGCTACGTGAGGCTCGATGCATCGTTGTGCCGGGCGTCCGTGCTCATGCCCCAGAAGCGGAATCCCTACGCACTCGCCGTCATCCGGGCCGGTGCCGGTGTCCTTCTGGGACGTACTTCCGGCCTGATGGCGACTCAGCGGACACCATCGGCCCGCACCGACAACTGGCTGCACGCCTATGGGGAGGTTGCGTCGTCCGTCGACCTCGCGACCCGGCTGGTGAGACTCGGGACCGCGGTCGTCAGGTCGCTCGAGGTCGACGAGGAAGCTCTGGCCAGGGCAGCGGGTGCGCACTTCACCGGTGCCGCGGACCTGGCCGAGTCGATGGTGCTCCATCAGGGCTTGGACTACCGGTCCGCCTATCGAGTCGTGGGACGCGCCGTGGCGGCTGCAGTGGAAGGCGAGCGGACCGTCCTGGATCGGTCACACCTCGACATCGCGGCGTGGGACCTCTTCGGCCACGGACTGTCCGACCTCCCCGACGTCGAGTCGATCACGGACCCGGCCACAATCGTGTCCACACGAGATGTCCTCGGCGGCAGCGCGCCCAACCGCGTACGCGAACACGCGGAGAGGATCGAGCAGCTGGCAGGTCACGCTCAGCAGTGGGCACGCGACACCCGCACGGCAGCGGAGATCGCGGAGCACGCCGTCGTACGACGCGCAGAGGCGCTCACGCTTTCCTAG
- a CDS encoding PucR family transcriptional regulator, with product MAETELRIRRDLVDELLTGTEESSALARGQALGHDLEKPHRVVVVEGHGRAHDSNAFFLAVRRVSRQLHAGSLLVARGESVVVLSEADLDWEKFRGLVMTELGGGRCRLGVGDYCHGPKDFPRSYREAQIALRMQRVAKAEDRATSYADLGVYRILAEVENPMAVERFVRHWLNALLEYDARKGSELVHTLSRYLECGGSYEATAAALSVHRSTLKYRLQRIREISGHDLTHPDTAFNLQLATRGWQTLQGLQS from the coding sequence TTGGCTGAGACCGAGCTCCGCATCCGACGCGACCTGGTGGACGAGCTGCTCACCGGGACCGAGGAGTCGAGCGCACTGGCGCGCGGGCAGGCGCTGGGACACGACCTGGAGAAGCCGCACCGTGTAGTGGTCGTCGAAGGCCACGGGCGAGCCCACGACAGCAATGCGTTCTTCCTCGCCGTACGACGAGTCTCACGCCAGCTGCACGCCGGGAGCCTTCTTGTAGCCCGAGGGGAGTCGGTCGTTGTCCTGTCCGAGGCCGACCTGGACTGGGAGAAGTTCCGCGGCCTGGTGATGACAGAGCTCGGAGGTGGACGCTGCCGACTCGGCGTCGGCGACTATTGTCACGGCCCCAAAGACTTCCCACGGTCCTACCGAGAGGCTCAGATCGCCCTGCGCATGCAGCGTGTGGCCAAGGCGGAGGACCGCGCAACGTCGTACGCGGATCTCGGCGTCTACCGGATCCTCGCCGAGGTCGAGAACCCGATGGCTGTCGAGCGGTTCGTGCGCCATTGGCTGAACGCGCTCCTTGAGTATGACGCCCGCAAGGGCTCCGAACTCGTCCACACCCTGAGTCGCTACCTCGAGTGCGGCGGGAGCTACGAGGCCACGGCCGCGGCACTGTCGGTCCACCGCAGCACCTTGAAGTACCGGCTCCAGCGGATCCGCGAGATCTCAGGCCACGACCTGACCCACCCCGACACCGCCTTCAACCTCCAGCTGGCCACTCGAGGCTGGCAGACCCTGCAAGGCCTGCAGAGCTGA
- a CDS encoding aldehyde dehydrogenase family protein: protein MSEDKQAQAQQEVDEIVRRARAAQEAIADYTQEQVDALCTAVAWAVARPDRAEGLAKLAVDEGGFGNFEDKVVKINKRVLGVLADMRSVVTVGVVEEDPTRGLVKIAKPVGVVAALIPTTGPDATPPLKALLALKGRNAIVVAPHPRTQETTSAVVDYMREACVQVGAPADLVQTLSAASIAKTQRLMEQADLVVATGGAGMVKAAYSSGTPAYGVGVGNSVHVVDETADLADATETIVVAKTFDYATSCLADNAVVVESSVYADLLDRLEARGGHLCSPDEKAALQHAMWPDGGHIPSIDVIAKPAGTIAGLAGFSIADDRTFLIVEEDGVGPEHPFSGEKLSVVLAAYRYTGGIDKAVDLVNAITGYQGLGHTCGIHTTVDDHVEALALGTRTARVMVNQNLNEGAGSARNGLPFTLSLSCGTWGGNITTENVNARHFINLTWVSRPVAPKVVTEDDLFADHWARFGR, encoded by the coding sequence ATGTCAGAGGACAAGCAGGCACAAGCTCAGCAAGAGGTGGACGAGATCGTCCGCCGCGCTCGTGCAGCACAGGAAGCCATCGCCGACTACACACAGGAGCAGGTCGATGCCTTGTGCACCGCTGTCGCTTGGGCTGTCGCGCGGCCGGATCGTGCCGAGGGCCTGGCGAAGCTAGCTGTGGACGAGGGCGGCTTCGGCAACTTCGAGGACAAGGTCGTCAAGATCAACAAGCGGGTCCTGGGCGTGCTGGCCGACATGCGGTCCGTCGTCACGGTCGGGGTTGTCGAAGAGGACCCGACCCGTGGGCTGGTGAAGATCGCCAAGCCCGTCGGTGTCGTCGCGGCCCTCATCCCAACGACCGGCCCCGACGCCACACCGCCGCTCAAGGCGCTGCTGGCCCTCAAGGGTCGCAACGCCATCGTGGTCGCGCCCCATCCGCGTACCCAGGAGACCACTTCAGCGGTGGTGGACTACATGCGCGAGGCCTGCGTTCAGGTAGGCGCACCGGCTGACCTGGTCCAGACACTCTCCGCGGCCTCGATCGCCAAGACCCAGCGGCTCATGGAGCAGGCAGACCTGGTCGTCGCCACAGGGGGAGCCGGAATGGTCAAGGCCGCGTACAGCTCGGGCACTCCGGCCTACGGCGTGGGCGTCGGCAACTCCGTCCATGTGGTCGACGAGACCGCAGACCTGGCCGATGCAACCGAGACCATCGTCGTGGCCAAGACGTTCGACTACGCCACCAGCTGCCTTGCGGACAACGCCGTGGTGGTGGAGAGCTCGGTCTACGCCGACCTGCTCGACCGGCTTGAGGCCCGGGGCGGGCACCTCTGCTCGCCGGATGAGAAGGCGGCGCTCCAGCACGCCATGTGGCCCGACGGCGGGCACATCCCCAGTATTGACGTGATCGCCAAGCCGGCCGGCACCATCGCTGGTCTCGCCGGCTTCAGCATCGCCGACGACCGAACGTTCCTGATCGTCGAGGAGGACGGCGTCGGCCCCGAGCATCCGTTCTCCGGCGAGAAGCTCTCCGTCGTGCTGGCGGCGTACCGCTACACGGGCGGCATCGACAAGGCCGTCGACCTCGTGAACGCGATCACCGGCTACCAGGGGCTCGGCCACACCTGCGGCATCCATACCACCGTCGACGACCATGTTGAGGCTCTGGCGTTGGGGACCCGCACTGCTCGTGTGATGGTGAACCAGAACCTCAACGAGGGCGCCGGCAGCGCCCGCAACGGGTTGCCCTTCACGCTTAGCCTCAGCTGCGGCACCTGGGGAGGCAACATCACCACGGAGAACGTCAACGCCCGCCACTTCATCAACCTGACCTGGGTGTCGCGGCCCGTGGCGCCCAAGGTCGTGACAGAGGACGACCTGTTCGCCGACCACTGGGCGCGCTTCGGTCGCTGA
- a CDS encoding class-II fumarase/aspartase family protein, translating to MTAHPIDSGLYGHLWGTDELRQLFNDEGRIQSWLEILAALAEAQAEVGLVPHEAARSIRAHADVKRLDLTRVAELTRSTGHSTLGLIRCLQEILPPSAQEWVYYGATVQDVSDTWTSLMLKQVAIVLDRDLARVEQATRRLAETHAGTVMCGRTHGQAGLPVTFGFKAAVWASELARHRERLAEGTARWSVVQLGGALGTMEFWGEQALPLLDAFAARLGLQAPDIAWLTARDRIAEFVGLLGMLTSTLGKIGQEIYQLQRPELGEVREGAHQGVVGSITMPHKVNPEISEHLVTLARVVRSHVGLALEAMLHEHERDGRAWKTEWIFLPEACILTGTAVAMSCQLLEELEVDEPRMARNLADRGGYVMSEPVMRELSPQLGKHAAHELVYQTAMRGREEGLCFEEVLLVEPAIRSVLSEEAIRAALDPAGAIGAAPEFVRRVLEAGAHK from the coding sequence ATGACTGCGCACCCGATCGACTCCGGACTGTACGGACACCTCTGGGGGACCGATGAGCTACGTCAGCTCTTCAACGACGAAGGCAGGATCCAGAGCTGGCTCGAGATCCTCGCCGCCCTGGCGGAGGCCCAGGCCGAAGTGGGTCTGGTTCCGCATGAGGCAGCACGGTCCATCCGTGCCCATGCGGACGTGAAGCGGCTAGACCTCACGCGGGTCGCAGAGCTGACCCGATCGACCGGCCATTCCACTCTGGGCCTCATCCGCTGCCTGCAGGAGATCCTGCCGCCCTCGGCGCAGGAGTGGGTGTACTACGGGGCGACCGTCCAGGACGTCTCCGACACCTGGACCTCGCTGATGCTCAAGCAGGTCGCCATCGTGCTCGACCGAGACCTTGCCCGGGTGGAGCAAGCGACCCGGCGCCTGGCCGAGACGCACGCCGGGACGGTGATGTGCGGTCGGACCCACGGACAGGCCGGGTTGCCGGTCACCTTCGGGTTCAAGGCTGCCGTCTGGGCCTCCGAGCTCGCCCGGCACCGTGAGCGACTGGCCGAAGGGACGGCCCGATGGAGCGTGGTGCAACTCGGCGGTGCTCTGGGGACCATGGAGTTCTGGGGGGAGCAGGCACTGCCGCTTCTCGACGCGTTCGCTGCGCGGCTGGGGCTGCAGGCGCCGGACATCGCCTGGCTCACGGCACGGGACCGGATCGCCGAGTTCGTCGGGCTGCTGGGCATGCTTACGTCCACGCTCGGGAAGATCGGACAGGAGATCTACCAGCTGCAACGACCAGAGCTGGGGGAGGTGCGCGAGGGAGCCCATCAGGGCGTCGTCGGCAGCATCACCATGCCCCACAAGGTCAACCCCGAGATCTCCGAGCACCTGGTGACACTCGCGCGCGTCGTCCGCTCGCACGTCGGGCTCGCACTCGAGGCGATGCTCCACGAGCATGAGCGGGATGGCCGTGCCTGGAAGACAGAGTGGATCTTCCTGCCTGAGGCCTGCATCCTGACCGGCACCGCCGTTGCGATGAGCTGTCAGCTGCTGGAAGAGCTGGAGGTGGACGAGCCACGGATGGCCCGCAACCTTGCGGACCGCGGCGGCTATGTGATGTCGGAACCGGTCATGCGCGAGCTGTCTCCTCAGCTGGGGAAGCACGCCGCGCATGAGCTCGTCTACCAGACCGCGATGCGCGGCAGGGAGGAGGGCCTGTGCTTCGAGGAAGTGCTGCTCGTCGAGCCGGCTATCCGCAGCGTGCTGTCCGAAGAGGCCATCCGCGCCGCACTCGACCCAGCCGGTGCCATCGGGGCGGCCCCGGAGTTCGTTCGACGCGTCCTCGAGGCAGGGGCCCATAAGTGA
- a CDS encoding IS3 family transposase (programmed frameshift) codes for MARKNYSDEFRRQAVDLYESTPGATVRGIADDLGVERGTLRHWLEQFGTGKKTAADGTLTSSPLKTDQPARRASKVAAEETPEQRIARLEARVLELEVSEQKLTTEREILRSAAKYFAGGDALVTRFQFVADHQHAFEVKRMCELVEIGRSSFYAWQAAAPGREARAEADAELAEKIRTIHTEDNTIGAPRATAELNDGVAPSERVNHKRVARVMREHDIRGYQRKRRVRTTIPEPSQQKVSDLLKRDFTADAANLKYVGDITYLPIADGTNLYLATVIDCYSRRVAGWAVADHMRVELVQDALKAAQLTRGSLAGAVFHSDHGSVYTSKDYAKLCADLGVTQSMGAVGTSADNALAESFNATLKREVLQDANVWPDETTCRRQVFRWLIRYNNRRRHSWCRYQSPVAFETGTIAARLPSAA; via the exons ATGGCCCGCAAGAACTACTCCGATGAGTTCCGTCGGCAGGCCGTCGACTTGTACGAGTCCACTCCGGGGGCGACGGTGCGTGGCATCGCCGATGACCTGGGGGTCGAGCGTGGCACTCTGCGCCACTGGCTCGAGCAGTTCGGGACCGGCAAGAAGACCGCTGCTGACGGCACGTTGACCTCCAGCCCCCTCAAGACCGACCAGCCTGCACGGCGCGCCTCGAAGGTGGCGGCCGAAGAAACCCCTGAGCAGCGGATCGCCCGACTCGAGGCCAGGGTCCTCGAACTGGAGGTCAGCGAGCAGAAGCTCACCACCGAGCGTGAAATTCTCCGGTCGGCAGCCAAGTATTTCGCTG GGGGAGACGCGCTGGTGACCCGCTTCCAGTTCGTCGCCGACCACCAGCACGCCTTCGAGGTGAAGCGGATGTGTGAGCTCGTCGAGATCGGACGCTCGTCGTTCTACGCCTGGCAGGCTGCCGCGCCAGGCCGGGAGGCGCGGGCCGAGGCCGACGCCGAGCTCGCCGAGAAGATCCGGACGATCCACACCGAGGACAACACCATCGGAGCACCACGGGCGACCGCCGAGCTCAACGACGGCGTCGCGCCGAGCGAACGGGTCAACCACAAGCGGGTCGCCCGGGTGATGCGTGAGCACGACATCCGCGGCTACCAACGCAAACGACGGGTCCGGACCACGATCCCCGAGCCGTCGCAGCAGAAGGTGTCCGACCTGCTCAAGCGGGACTTCACCGCCGACGCGGCCAACCTCAAGTACGTCGGCGACATCACGTACCTACCGATCGCGGACGGCACGAACCTGTACCTGGCCACCGTGATCGACTGCTACAGCCGCCGAGTCGCGGGCTGGGCGGTCGCGGACCATATGCGCGTCGAGCTCGTCCAGGACGCCCTCAAGGCCGCCCAGCTCACCCGCGGCAGCCTCGCCGGCGCTGTGTTTCACAGCGACCACGGGTCGGTCTACACATCGAAGGACTACGCCAAGCTCTGCGCCGACCTGGGCGTCACCCAGTCGATGGGTGCCGTCGGCACGAGCGCCGACAATGCACTCGCGGAGTCGTTCAACGCGACCCTGAAACGCGAGGTCCTCCAAGACGCCAACGTGTGGCCTGACGAGACCACCTGCCGCCGCCAGGTGTTCCGGTGGCTCATCCGCTACAACAACCGCCGCCGGCACTCCTGGTGCCGCTACCAGTCCCCGGTCGCCTTCGAGACCGGCACCATCGCAGCTAGGCTCCCGTCAGCTGCGTAA